Proteins co-encoded in one Oceanococcus atlanticus genomic window:
- a CDS encoding CehA/McbA family metallohydrolase → MPFLSARFLLSCCLSLPLLSACGELAGGREQPALAGDAVAAEYIGHDESSGSVSGDTAARSAASLTAGEWLAGDLHLHSEHSLDSSANPVAKIIATAQAAGLHFLGITDHDNHVDGDVAHHTWLDPSFLSSPLIMLYGAEWTTHRGHGNTFSDRPYDHQTLYDLRDAKDVLIGEHVAQEGIHLSANHPTGADHFGFSYDLVRSVEVWQTAIWNSGSNASALTVWDDMMKSGRKLTARGGSDSHHGLPAAGEQPSENSFQALGNYVGTPTTWVFARERSATAVVEALNNGRVSISANPYSPRVELTADVDADGVADAMMGDNIAASGQPVTFRVEMVGAGAALLPYRVDVIRDGAALTSLTIAPGQSAVTFSDTPAPDQRHFYRVEVQGAPALYPEVPGSLAVGGLMVALSNPIFFNFPVAQE, encoded by the coding sequence ATGCCGTTTCTGTCTGCCCGGTTCCTGTTGTCGTGCTGTCTATCGCTGCCTTTGCTGAGTGCCTGTGGTGAATTGGCAGGGGGACGCGAACAGCCCGCGCTTGCTGGTGATGCGGTGGCTGCCGAGTACATCGGGCACGACGAATCATCGGGCAGCGTGTCCGGCGATACCGCTGCAAGGTCTGCAGCCAGTCTGACTGCTGGCGAGTGGCTGGCCGGCGATCTTCACCTGCACTCCGAGCACAGCCTCGATAGCAGTGCCAATCCGGTGGCAAAGATCATTGCCACGGCGCAGGCGGCGGGCCTGCATTTTCTGGGCATTACCGACCACGACAACCACGTTGATGGCGATGTGGCCCACCACACCTGGCTGGATCCGAGCTTTCTGAGTAGCCCGCTCATCATGCTTTATGGTGCTGAGTGGACCACCCACCGTGGCCATGGCAACACCTTCTCGGACCGGCCGTACGATCATCAGACCCTGTATGACCTGCGCGATGCCAAGGACGTGCTGATTGGCGAGCATGTGGCACAAGAAGGCATACATCTGTCAGCCAACCACCCTACGGGGGCGGATCATTTCGGGTTCAGCTATGACCTGGTGCGATCCGTAGAGGTGTGGCAAACCGCAATCTGGAATAGCGGAAGCAACGCATCGGCGCTAACGGTTTGGGACGACATGATGAAGTCCGGGCGCAAGTTGACCGCGCGTGGTGGCAGTGACTCACATCATGGTCTGCCGGCAGCCGGTGAACAGCCGTCGGAAAATTCGTTTCAGGCGCTGGGCAACTATGTGGGCACGCCGACAACCTGGGTCTTTGCGCGTGAGCGTTCTGCAACGGCCGTGGTGGAGGCGCTCAACAACGGGCGCGTGTCCATCAGTGCCAACCCGTATTCGCCGCGGGTAGAGCTGACAGCCGATGTGGATGCCGATGGTGTTGCCGATGCGATGATGGGCGACAACATTGCCGCCAGCGGGCAGCCGGTCACTTTTCGCGTTGAAATGGTAGGCGCTGGTGCGGCCCTGTTGCCATATCGTGTGGACGTGATCCGCGATGGCGCTGCACTCACTTCATTGACGATTGCACCGGGCCAGAGCGCGGTGACCTTCAGCGATACGCCCGCGCCTGATCAGCGGCACTTCTACCGCGTGGAAGTTCAGGGGGCGCCCGCGCTGTATCCGGAAGTGCCGGGATCACTTGCCGTGGGTGGCCTCATGGTGGCGCTGTCCAATCCCATTTTCTTCAATTTTCCTGTCGCGCAGGAGTAG
- a CDS encoding cold-shock protein, which translates to MSEVSTGTVKWFNESKGFGFITPSNGGEDLFAHFKEIQGDGFKTLAENQQVEYVAARGPKGMQATRIRPL; encoded by the coding sequence ATGAGTGAAGTTTCGACCGGAACCGTTAAATGGTTCAACGAATCCAAGGGCTTCGGCTTTATCACGCCGTCCAACGGTGGCGAAGACCTGTTTGCCCATTTCAAGGAAATCCAGGGCGACGGTTTCAAGACCCTGGCTGAAAACCAGCAGGTTGAATACGTTGCGGCACGCGGCCCCAAGGGCATGCAAGCCACGCGCATTCGTCCGCTCTAA
- a CDS encoding AraC family transcriptional regulator, with amino-acid sequence MNPLSRQRAISSTKSMVDLGLEHGLSLEQCLANSGIAPHDLNLAEAMVSAGQELQVIDNLVTLLPQVKGLGLLAGQRYQITTLGIWAFAIISSPTIRSAIEVGLRYVDLSHALAQYRFVETADRAEVQIDVSHIPLRLQAFVIERQLLTTLLLMREMMGEGTVRIRALYLSIDELPWADLPPLLSSRDVHLGAASNRLVLDSSNLDQSTPKANASTAAFCVQQCEQLLDKRKSESGFVGEVRNLLLRDIAHLPSLQQTADHFHISPRTLRRRLDQQGSSFRALVDETRKGVAVELLRTARLSVESIAARLGYAETASFIHAFQRWTGTTPGKFRNSPQQ; translated from the coding sequence ATGAATCCATTGTCCAGACAACGCGCCATTTCAAGCACCAAAAGCATGGTCGATCTGGGCCTGGAGCACGGATTAAGTCTTGAGCAGTGCCTGGCCAACAGCGGCATTGCGCCTCATGATCTCAACCTGGCAGAGGCCATGGTTTCGGCTGGGCAAGAGCTGCAGGTGATTGACAATCTGGTGACCTTATTGCCGCAGGTCAAAGGTTTAGGGTTGCTGGCCGGACAGCGTTATCAGATCACGACGCTGGGCATCTGGGCATTCGCCATTATCAGCAGTCCCACCATCCGCTCGGCCATCGAAGTGGGCTTACGCTATGTGGACTTATCGCACGCACTGGCTCAGTACCGCTTTGTTGAAACCGCTGATCGCGCTGAGGTGCAAATCGATGTCTCGCATATTCCGTTGCGTTTGCAGGCGTTTGTAATTGAGCGTCAGCTTCTCACCACCTTGCTGTTGATGCGCGAGATGATGGGTGAGGGGACGGTGCGGATTCGGGCCTTGTATCTCAGCATAGATGAGCTGCCTTGGGCCGATCTGCCGCCATTGCTTAGTTCTCGCGATGTCCATTTGGGGGCTGCAAGCAATCGCCTGGTTCTGGACAGCAGCAACCTGGATCAAAGCACGCCGAAAGCCAACGCATCGACGGCAGCCTTCTGCGTGCAGCAGTGCGAGCAGTTGCTCGACAAGCGCAAATCAGAATCTGGATTCGTCGGTGAAGTGCGCAACTTGTTACTTCGTGATATCGCGCACTTGCCGTCATTGCAGCAGACTGCTGATCACTTTCACATCAGCCCACGCACACTGCGTCGTCGATTGGATCAACAGGGCAGCAGTTTTCGAGCACTGGTGGATGAGACACGCAAAGGCGTGGCTGTCGAGCTGCTGCGCACCGCCCGACTGAGCGTTGAGTCGATTGCTGCGCGACTGGGCTACGCCGAAACAGCCAGCTTCATTCATGCATTTCAGCGTTGGACCGGCACCACGCCGGGTAAATTTCGCAATTCGCCGCAGCAATAG
- a CDS encoding SDR family NAD(P)-dependent oxidoreductase, translating to MNKSCALIVGVGDRQGVGGATSVLLARKGLHVFMVGRTAGKLDPLIEEITSEGGSADALTADCTESDQMAEVFAHISESGMDLRFALYNTGRNIPSAFLKSDQDHLDAHFKRGAYGGMLLGQGALRQMLSQPANTSHRGSIFYTGASASLRGKPMFAGFSAAKAGLRAMAQSMAREFGPQGVHISHVLIDGIVNGAIVQQLGLGLGKFMLNRKGVDGGLVPDEIAKAFWMLHQQPANAWTHELDLRPFKESF from the coding sequence ATGAACAAAAGCTGTGCGCTGATCGTCGGCGTTGGTGATCGCCAAGGTGTTGGCGGCGCAACCTCTGTGCTGTTGGCGCGTAAAGGCCTGCATGTCTTCATGGTCGGGCGAACAGCTGGCAAGCTCGACCCGCTGATTGAGGAAATCACCTCCGAAGGCGGCTCGGCAGACGCTTTGACCGCGGATTGCACCGAGTCCGATCAAATGGCCGAGGTTTTTGCCCACATCAGCGAAAGCGGTATGGACCTGCGATTTGCGCTGTACAACACGGGGCGCAACATCCCTTCGGCGTTCTTAAAATCCGATCAAGACCATCTCGACGCGCATTTCAAGCGCGGAGCATATGGCGGGATGTTGCTGGGACAGGGCGCGCTGCGCCAGATGCTCAGTCAGCCTGCCAACACATCGCACCGCGGGTCGATTTTCTACACCGGTGCCAGTGCATCGTTGCGAGGCAAACCAATGTTCGCCGGATTTTCCGCCGCCAAGGCTGGCTTGCGCGCGATGGCCCAGTCGATGGCCCGCGAGTTTGGCCCGCAAGGGGTGCATATCAGTCACGTCCTGATCGACGGCATTGTTAACGGCGCGATTGTTCAGCAACTGGGATTGGGTCTGGGCAAATTCATGCTCAATCGCAAAGGAGTCGATGGCGGCCTGGTGCCGGACGAAATCGCCAAGGCTTTCTGGATGCTGCACCAGCAACCGGCCAATGCCTGGACACACGAACTGGATTTACGACCTTTCAAGGAAAGCTTCTGA
- a CDS encoding SDR family NAD(P)-dependent oxidoreductase: protein MAAQSRHDRGILRRFLRDALSNRMDNVRRKRRQALHARSSDTRAPAALIFGVGASPGIGAALAQRAAQEGMVVYAAGRNPQKLEACVDEIRAAGHQAVALTVDVTQPKAIQAAFESVVRDGHRLDLVIHNVGTNRPTPFLEISPDGLEQRWKADCRSGFLVAQQAVACMLEYPERDQGRGTILFTGASASLRGKAGFAAFAQAKAGLRMLSQALAREFGPQGIHVAHVIVDGAVDGHRLREHLSDAINAKGEDGCLNPQSIAETYWALHQQHRSVWTQELDLRPFKEAW from the coding sequence ATGGCCGCTCAGTCACGTCATGACCGAGGTATTCTGCGCCGTTTTCTGCGCGATGCGTTGAGCAACCGGATGGACAACGTGCGCCGCAAACGCCGGCAAGCGCTGCACGCACGCTCATCAGACACACGTGCGCCGGCAGCGTTGATATTCGGCGTAGGGGCCTCTCCGGGCATCGGTGCAGCGCTCGCCCAGCGTGCTGCACAAGAAGGCATGGTCGTTTATGCCGCAGGGCGTAACCCGCAAAAACTGGAGGCTTGTGTCGATGAGATTCGCGCAGCAGGCCATCAGGCCGTGGCGCTAACCGTTGACGTGACGCAACCTAAGGCCATACAAGCGGCATTCGAAAGCGTCGTGCGCGACGGCCACCGCCTGGATCTGGTGATTCACAACGTAGGCACGAACCGCCCCACTCCGTTTCTGGAGATCAGTCCGGACGGGCTCGAACAGCGCTGGAAAGCTGACTGCCGCTCCGGTTTCCTGGTCGCCCAACAGGCTGTTGCATGCATGCTTGAATACCCCGAACGCGATCAGGGACGCGGCACCATCCTGTTCACCGGCGCCTCAGCATCACTGCGTGGCAAGGCCGGCTTCGCCGCGTTTGCTCAGGCCAAAGCCGGTTTGCGCATGCTCAGCCAGGCATTGGCACGCGAATTTGGCCCGCAAGGCATTCATGTTGCCCACGTCATTGTCGACGGCGCGGTCGATGGCCATCGTCTGCGAGAGCATCTTTCCGACGCCATCAACGCCAAGGGCGAGGACGGCTGCTTGAACCCGCAAAGCATCGCCGAGACCTACTGGGCCCTGCATCAGCAGCACCGTTCAGTCTGGACGCAGGAACTCGATCTGCGTCCGTTCAAAGAGGCGTGGTAG